One window of the Streptococcus parasanguinis ATCC 15912 genome contains the following:
- the gloA2 gene encoding SMU1112c/YaeR family gloxylase I-like metalloprotein, giving the protein MKLDTIHHIAIIGRDRDAMLHFYVDQLGFAIVSEYDRPERGDILINLRQGELTLELFIKPTAPVRPKLPLPEHAGLRHLAFKVDDVETYLARLDQLGIENTGLRYDDFDGKKMAFFFDPEGLPLEIHE; this is encoded by the coding sequence ATGAAGTTAGACACGATTCATCATATTGCCATCATTGGACGGGATCGCGACGCCATGTTGCACTTTTATGTGGACCAGTTGGGCTTTGCGATTGTCAGTGAGTATGACCGTCCCGAACGCGGAGATATCTTGATCAATCTCCGCCAGGGGGAGCTGACTTTAGAACTCTTTATCAAACCGACGGCCCCAGTACGGCCTAAGCTCCCCTTGCCCGAGCATGCGGGACTGCGTCATCTGGCCTTTAAAGTGGACGATGTAGAGACCTATCTAGCTAGATTGGATCAGCTAGGTATTGAGAATACAGGCCTTCGCTATGATGACTTTGATGGCAAGAAGATGGCATTTTTCTTCGATCCAGAAGGATTGCCCTTGGAAATACATGAGTGA
- a CDS encoding DMT family transporter codes for MKSSHFARALWFGILGALFFAFTFIFNRSMNLAGGSWMWSASLRYLFSLPMMAVLVWQKGELKGVLSAIARAPWTWLLWSTVGFGLFYAPLSMASIYGESWFVAATWQITILAGLLLTPLFGQKIPRKQLGMTLLILLGIVLIQIPYFGRGLGEGVVRASILILIAAFSYPLGNRKMLAHCKGEQLSTTQRVFGMTLMSVPFWLLLSVFAGLDAGLPSGGQMLQSLIVAVFSGVIATMLFFEATNLVKHNHQQLAVVEATQAGEVLFTLFGGCLFLGDQIPTPLGFLGVFIVIVGIVGNSLLTSLD; via the coding sequence ATGAAATCATCACATTTTGCGAGAGCCCTTTGGTTTGGTATCCTAGGTGCTCTCTTTTTTGCATTTACCTTTATTTTTAATCGAAGCATGAACCTGGCAGGTGGTTCCTGGATGTGGAGTGCTAGTTTGCGCTACCTTTTTAGTTTGCCCATGATGGCTGTTTTAGTTTGGCAGAAAGGCGAGTTGAAGGGTGTCTTGTCAGCAATTGCACGAGCCCCGTGGACTTGGTTGCTCTGGAGTACGGTCGGCTTTGGTCTCTTTTATGCGCCCTTATCGATGGCTTCTATCTATGGAGAATCATGGTTTGTGGCTGCGACCTGGCAGATTACGATTTTAGCGGGTCTCCTTCTGACCCCACTTTTTGGCCAAAAGATTCCAAGAAAACAGTTAGGAATGACTTTGCTGATTTTGTTAGGAATCGTATTGATTCAAATTCCATATTTTGGACGAGGTCTCGGAGAAGGCGTGGTGCGAGCTAGTATCTTAATTTTGATCGCTGCTTTTTCCTATCCGTTAGGAAATCGCAAGATGCTGGCTCATTGTAAAGGAGAGCAATTGTCAACGACCCAACGGGTCTTTGGGATGACCTTAATGAGTGTTCCTTTTTGGTTGCTCTTATCCGTTTTTGCAGGACTTGATGCAGGCTTGCCATCAGGTGGGCAAATGCTCCAATCCTTGATCGTAGCTGTATTTTCAGGAGTTATCGCGACCATGCTCTTCTTTGAAGCAACCAACTTGGTGAAACACAACCATCAGCAGTTAGCAGTTGTTGAAGCTACCCAGGCCGGCGAGGTCCTCTTCACCTTATTTGGAGGCTGTCTCTTTCTGGGAGATCAGATCCCAACCCCACTAGGATTTTTAGGGGTCTTCATTGTGATCGTCGGTATAGTGGGAAATAGTCTGCTGACGTCTTTAGACTAG
- a CDS encoding peptidylprolyl isomerase produces MKKLIALLLFSGLALTACSSNKTNANSSSSSKEKTEQTATSSSSEKDQKKIEEEQKKLEQLRKDFNDAMTNENAVFPQLSTDVAEDEAEVKITTTEGDITVKLFPKYAPLAVENFLTHAKEGYYNGLLFHRVINNFMIQTGDPKGDGTGGESIWKGKDKSKDSGTGFENEYSPYLYNLRGALAMANSGPNTNGSQFYINQNKDDISSKLPTDRFPTKIIDAYKNGGNPTLDGGNYTVFGQVIDGMDVVDKIASAETDDKDKPKTDIKIEKIEILKDYNFKK; encoded by the coding sequence ATGAAAAAATTAATCGCACTACTATTATTTTCCGGCTTGGCTTTAACAGCTTGTTCGTCCAATAAAACAAACGCTAACTCTTCAAGCTCAAGCAAAGAAAAGACAGAGCAGACAGCAACTTCCAGCTCTAGTGAAAAAGATCAAAAGAAAATTGAAGAAGAACAAAAGAAATTAGAACAACTGCGCAAAGATTTTAACGATGCCATGACCAATGAAAATGCCGTCTTCCCACAACTCTCAACTGATGTGGCTGAAGACGAAGCAGAGGTTAAAATCACAACAACTGAAGGCGATATCACTGTGAAGCTCTTCCCTAAATATGCGCCCCTTGCAGTTGAAAACTTCTTGACCCACGCAAAAGAAGGCTACTACAATGGCTTACTTTTCCACCGTGTCATTAACAACTTTATGATCCAAACTGGGGATCCTAAAGGAGACGGTACGGGTGGCGAATCTATCTGGAAGGGCAAAGACAAATCCAAAGATTCAGGTACTGGTTTTGAGAATGAGTATTCTCCATACCTTTACAACCTTCGTGGAGCCCTTGCCATGGCCAATTCTGGTCCAAATACCAATGGTAGTCAATTCTATATCAACCAAAATAAGGATGATATTTCAAGTAAACTTCCAACTGATCGTTTCCCAACTAAGATCATCGATGCTTATAAAAATGGTGGAAATCCAACCCTTGATGGTGGCAACTACACTGTCTTTGGCCAAGTGATCGATGGCATGGATGTGGTCGATAAAATTGCATCTGCCGAAACTGATGATAAGGACAAACCAAAAACAGACATCAAGATTGAAAAAATCGAGATTTTAAAAGACTATAATTTCAAAAAATAA
- a CDS encoding ABC-F family ATP-binding cassette domain-containing protein codes for MSILEVKNLSHGFGDRAIFEDVSFRLLKGEHIGLVGANGEGKSTFMSIVTGKMQPDEGKVEWSKYVTAGYLDQHSVLEEGQTVRDVLRTAFDELFTAEARINDLYMAMAEEGADVDALMEEVGELQERLESRDFYTLDAKIDEVARALGVMDFGMDTDVTSLSGGQRTKVLLAKLLLEKPDILLLDEPTNYLDAEHIDWLKRYLQNYENAFVLISHDIPFLNDVINIVYHVENQQLTRYSGDYYQFLEVYEMKKSQLEAAYERQQKEIADLKDFVARNKARVATRNMAMSRQKKLDKMELIELQSEKPKPSFEFKNARTPGRFIFQTKDLQIGYDRPLTKPLNLTFERNQKVAIIGANGIGKTTLLKSLLGIIPPIAGEVERGDYLELGYFEQEVEGGNRQTPLEAVWNAFPALNQAEVRAALARCGLTTKHIESQIQVLSGGEQAKVRFCLLMNRENNVLVLDEPTNHLDVDAKEELKRALKEYKGSILMVCHEPDFYEGWMDQIWDFNELT; via the coding sequence ATGAGTATTTTAGAAGTGAAAAATTTAAGCCACGGTTTTGGGGACCGTGCGATTTTTGAGGATGTGTCTTTCCGTTTGTTAAAGGGAGAGCATATCGGTCTTGTCGGGGCCAATGGTGAAGGGAAATCGACCTTCATGAGTATCGTGACAGGTAAAATGCAACCTGATGAAGGAAAGGTGGAGTGGTCTAAGTATGTGACGGCAGGTTACCTGGATCAGCATTCGGTCTTAGAAGAAGGACAAACAGTTCGCGATGTCTTACGGACCGCTTTTGATGAGTTGTTCACAGCTGAAGCTCGCATTAATGACCTCTATATGGCCATGGCGGAAGAGGGAGCCGATGTCGATGCTCTGATGGAAGAGGTAGGAGAACTCCAAGAGCGTCTAGAAAGTCGTGATTTTTATACCTTGGATGCCAAGATCGATGAAGTGGCGCGTGCTCTTGGGGTCATGGACTTTGGCATGGATACGGATGTGACCTCCTTGTCAGGTGGGCAACGGACCAAGGTCCTCTTGGCCAAACTCTTACTTGAGAAACCAGATATCCTTCTCTTGGACGAGCCAACCAACTACTTGGATGCAGAGCACATCGATTGGCTTAAGCGCTATTTGCAAAATTATGAAAATGCCTTTGTCCTCATTTCTCACGATATTCCTTTCTTGAATGATGTGATCAACATCGTCTACCATGTGGAAAATCAGCAGTTAACCCGCTATTCAGGAGACTACTACCAATTCCTTGAAGTCTATGAAATGAAGAAATCGCAATTGGAAGCGGCTTATGAGCGCCAGCAAAAAGAGATTGCTGATTTGAAAGATTTCGTAGCCCGCAATAAGGCGCGTGTGGCTACACGGAATATGGCCATGTCTCGTCAGAAGAAGCTGGACAAGATGGAACTCATTGAGTTGCAAAGTGAGAAACCAAAGCCATCCTTTGAATTTAAAAATGCCCGGACTCCTGGTCGCTTTATCTTCCAGACCAAGGATCTCCAGATTGGGTATGACCGTCCTTTGACCAAGCCTTTGAACCTAACCTTTGAACGCAATCAAAAGGTAGCCATCATCGGAGCTAACGGGATCGGGAAAACCACTCTCTTGAAGAGCTTGCTGGGAATCATCCCACCGATTGCTGGAGAAGTAGAGCGGGGAGATTACCTAGAACTTGGTTACTTCGAGCAAGAGGTCGAAGGTGGCAATCGCCAGACACCGCTTGAAGCAGTCTGGAATGCCTTTCCGGCTCTCAACCAAGCAGAAGTTCGTGCCGCCCTTGCCCGCTGTGGCTTGACCACCAAACATATCGAGAGCCAAATCCAGGTGTTATCCGGTGGAGAGCAAGCCAAGGTACGCTTCTGTCTCTTGATGAATCGTGAAAATAATGTCTTGGTACTAGACGAGCCGACCAACCACTTGGATGTGGATGCCAAAGAAGAATTGAAACGGGCTCTGAAAGAGTACAAGGGATCGATCCTCATGGTTTGCCACGAGCCAGACTTCTATGAAGGCTGGATGGACCAAATCTGGGACTTTAATGAATTGACGTAA
- a CDS encoding arsenate reductase family protein — translation MYTFIEYPKCSTCRKAKSELDGLQCEFQSQNIVTETPTSQELQDWMAASGLPIKSFFNTSGMKYRELGLKDKVDQLTVKEAADLLASDGMLIKRPLLVEDEKVVQVGYRKPYADLVL, via the coding sequence ATGTATACCTTTATTGAATACCCAAAATGTTCGACTTGTCGAAAGGCTAAATCAGAATTGGACGGTCTCCAATGTGAGTTTCAAAGCCAAAACATTGTCACAGAAACACCGACTAGCCAAGAATTGCAAGACTGGATGGCAGCATCTGGCCTACCGATCAAGTCTTTCTTCAATACTAGCGGAATGAAATACCGTGAACTCGGTTTGAAAGATAAGGTGGATCAACTGACAGTGAAAGAAGCGGCGGATCTCCTTGCTTCAGACGGTATGCTGATCAAGCGGCCTCTGCTTGTAGAAGACGAAAAAGTTGTTCAAGTGGGCTACCGGAAACCGTACGCAGACTTAGTTTTGTAA
- a CDS encoding methylated-DNA--[protein]-cysteine S-methyltransferase — MTLYLKQFYESPMGLLSIVVSEEGLVELDFYDPKEEAPDPYGALEQVHPYHEKVKEWLDHYFAGDPITISFPLAPQGTAFQERVWQLLREIPYGETKTYGQLAQDLSCGSAQAVGQAVGRNPLTILVPCHRVMGKDGQLMGYASGLDRKRWLLHHEGITWKEK, encoded by the coding sequence ATGACTCTCTATCTTAAACAATTTTATGAAAGCCCTATGGGGCTTCTTTCGATCGTTGTCAGTGAAGAAGGCCTTGTTGAGCTTGATTTTTATGATCCGAAAGAAGAGGCACCTGATCCCTATGGGGCGCTGGAACAGGTCCATCCCTACCATGAGAAGGTGAAGGAGTGGTTGGACCACTATTTTGCGGGAGATCCAATCACTATCAGTTTTCCACTAGCACCGCAAGGGACAGCCTTCCAAGAGCGGGTGTGGCAGTTGTTGCGAGAGATCCCATATGGTGAGACCAAAACCTATGGCCAGCTTGCCCAGGATCTTTCTTGTGGTTCAGCCCAAGCCGTGGGACAGGCTGTTGGACGCAATCCCTTGACGATCTTAGTCCCTTGTCACCGTGTGATGGGAAAAGATGGACAACTGATGGGCTATGCGTCTGGACTTGATCGCAAACGCTGGCTCTTACACCATGAAGGAATTACCTGGAAGGAGAAATAA
- a CDS encoding GNAT family N-acetyltransferase — protein MEIRMAYPNEIKRIMEIIQDAKESLAQRQVDQWQDGYPDEEIIFEDILESRGYVAVEDQEVVAYAAVYKGNEAAYNEIYDGKWEHDNYMYVTFHRVAVAKEAAGKGVAQTFLQGLIEGEKGPDFRCDTHPDNLVMQHLLEKLGYHYCGKVPIDGVRLAYQKIKRKAETSLFQVVSEEDRWDQRAEAAYNDSLS, from the coding sequence ATGGAAATTAGAATGGCTTATCCCAACGAGATTAAGCGAATTATGGAAATCATCCAAGATGCCAAGGAAAGCCTGGCTCAAAGACAGGTCGACCAGTGGCAGGATGGCTATCCAGATGAAGAGATCATTTTTGAGGATATTCTAGAAAGTCGTGGCTATGTGGCAGTTGAAGATCAGGAAGTTGTCGCCTATGCAGCTGTCTACAAGGGCAACGAAGCGGCCTATAATGAGATTTACGATGGCAAGTGGGAGCATGACAACTATATGTATGTCACTTTTCACCGCGTCGCTGTAGCTAAAGAAGCTGCTGGCAAAGGGGTGGCTCAGACCTTCCTTCAAGGTTTAATCGAAGGAGAAAAAGGGCCGGATTTCCGTTGCGATACGCACCCGGATAATCTGGTCATGCAACATTTGCTTGAAAAATTGGGCTACCATTATTGTGGAAAGGTCCCTATTGATGGAGTCCGTCTGGCTTATCAAAAGATCAAACGAAAAGCAGAAACTAGTCTATTCCAAGTGGTCTCAGAAGAGGACCGCTGGGACCAAAGAGCGGAAGCAGCCTACAATGACTCTCTATCTTAA
- the rsmI gene encoding 16S rRNA (cytidine(1402)-2'-O)-methyltransferase: MQIQRSFKGEKKTGVLYLVPTPIGNREDMSYRMVQTLKDVDLIAAEDTRNTGLLLKHFEIATPQTSFHEHNAMEKIPDLIAYLESGKDVAQVSDAGLPSISDPGHDLVKAAIEREIPVVAVPGPSAGITGLIASGLAPQPHIFYGFLPRKEGQQKAFFQEKVAYPETQIFYESPHRVKATLENMLAVYGDRPVVLVRELTKIYEEYTRGSISELVAFLEENPLKGECLLIVEGAKEEELDLEEVDLIQEIDTLVQEGMKKNQAIKQVAKQYGLQKSELYARYHQD, encoded by the coding sequence ATGCAGATCCAACGAAGTTTTAAAGGGGAAAAGAAAACAGGGGTGCTTTACCTGGTCCCAACACCGATCGGTAACCGGGAGGATATGAGTTACCGCATGGTCCAGACCTTAAAGGATGTGGACTTGATCGCAGCTGAGGATACTAGAAATACAGGCCTCTTGCTCAAGCATTTTGAGATTGCGACGCCCCAGACTAGCTTTCATGAGCACAATGCCATGGAGAAAATTCCAGATCTGATCGCCTATTTAGAATCCGGAAAGGATGTGGCGCAAGTCTCAGATGCAGGACTCCCTAGTATCTCTGATCCCGGTCATGATTTGGTCAAGGCAGCGATCGAACGAGAGATTCCTGTCGTAGCTGTGCCTGGTCCTAGTGCGGGTATAACGGGTTTGATTGCCAGTGGCCTAGCCCCTCAACCTCATATTTTTTATGGATTTCTGCCTCGCAAAGAGGGGCAACAGAAGGCCTTTTTCCAAGAAAAAGTGGCCTATCCTGAGACCCAGATCTTTTATGAGTCTCCCCATCGAGTGAAGGCAACCTTAGAGAATATGTTGGCTGTCTATGGGGATCGTCCGGTTGTCCTGGTTCGTGAATTGACCAAGATCTACGAGGAATATACTCGTGGCAGTATTTCTGAGTTAGTCGCATTTCTTGAAGAAAATCCCCTCAAAGGGGAATGCCTCTTGATTGTCGAAGGAGCCAAGGAAGAAGAGCTAGATCTAGAAGAGGTCGACTTGATCCAAGAAATCGATACCTTGGTCCAAGAGGGCATGAAGAAAAATCAAGCAATTAAACAGGTCGCCAAACAATACGGCCTGCAAAAGAGTGAGCTCTATGCTCGTTACCATCAAGACTAG
- the yabA gene encoding DNA replication initiation control protein YabA — MNKKELFDALDGFSQNLLVTLAEVEAIKKNLKQVIEENTALRLENDKLRERLGEVEKTSSAKSQHHGRENLQRIYNDGFHICTYSYGQRRENDEECMFCDELLFRE, encoded by the coding sequence ATGAATAAAAAAGAATTATTTGATGCTTTAGACGGCTTTTCTCAGAATTTGTTGGTCACCTTGGCTGAAGTCGAAGCCATCAAGAAAAATTTGAAACAAGTCATCGAAGAAAATACAGCTCTTCGCTTAGAAAATGATAAATTGAGAGAGCGTTTGGGGGAAGTGGAGAAGACCTCATCCGCCAAGTCCCAACACCATGGTCGTGAAAATTTGCAACGTATTTACAACGACGGTTTTCATATCTGCACTTATTCCTACGGTCAACGCCGTGAGAACGATGAAGAGTGTATGTTTTGTGACGAGTTGTTATTTAGGGAGTAA
- a CDS encoding DNA polymerase III subunit delta' — translation MKLEEIQQLQPELVERFTQILEHKQLSHAYLFTGSFASFEMALLLAQSQFCEDLQGVWPCGKCRSCRLIEEEEFSDVKIVRPVNQIIKTDRIRSLVQDFSQSGFEGSRQVFIVQDADKMHTNAANSLLKVMEEPQSEIYLFLLTSDENLILPTIKSRAQQVHFPKKQAYLTELLEKEGLIKSQANLVARFSFSLEDAEQQKKNATFFELAKVCDQFIERCQSNLNRAYLEVTRLVSLADDKEKQNQAFRLMELALEEQLRFSRSQQLLEKLSLARTMWKANVSFQNALEYMVLSLES, via the coding sequence ATGAAGCTAGAAGAGATCCAACAGCTCCAGCCGGAATTGGTGGAGCGTTTCACCCAGATCTTAGAACACAAACAGCTTAGTCATGCTTATCTCTTTACAGGCTCTTTTGCCAGTTTTGAGATGGCCCTCTTGCTAGCTCAAAGTCAATTTTGCGAAGATTTGCAGGGAGTCTGGCCTTGTGGCAAATGCCGTTCCTGCCGCTTGATTGAAGAAGAAGAATTCTCAGACGTAAAGATCGTGCGTCCAGTCAACCAGATCATTAAGACCGACCGCATTCGTTCGCTGGTTCAAGACTTTTCTCAATCAGGATTTGAAGGGAGCCGGCAGGTCTTTATCGTCCAAGATGCGGATAAGATGCATACCAATGCAGCCAACTCTCTCTTGAAAGTCATGGAAGAACCCCAGAGTGAGATCTATCTCTTCTTGTTGACTTCCGATGAAAACTTGATCTTACCGACCATCAAGAGTCGGGCTCAGCAGGTCCATTTTCCTAAAAAGCAAGCCTACCTAACCGAACTACTAGAAAAAGAAGGCTTGATCAAATCACAGGCAAATTTAGTAGCTCGTTTTAGTTTTAGTCTCGAAGATGCAGAGCAGCAAAAAAAGAATGCTACGTTTTTTGAACTGGCAAAAGTTTGTGATCAGTTCATCGAACGTTGTCAATCCAATTTGAATCGTGCTTATTTGGAAGTGACCCGCTTGGTGAGCTTAGCAGATGATAAGGAAAAACAAAACCAGGCCTTTCGTTTGATGGAGTTGGCTTTAGAAGAGCAGTTGCGCTTTAGTAGATCCCAGCAGTTGCTTGAGAAATTGAGTCTTGCTCGCACCATGTGGAAGGCCAATGTTTCTTTTCAAAATGCTCTAGAATATATGGTTTTGAGCTTAGAAAGTTAA
- the tmk gene encoding dTMP kinase — translation MVNGTLISFEGPEGAGKSSVLEAVLPLLEEKGIPFITTREPGGVDIAEKIRQVILDPDHTRMDAKTELLLYIASRRQHLVERVLPALAAGKVVLMDRFIDSSVAYQGYGRGLSVEDIEWLNQFATDGLKPDLTLYFDLDVEEGLARIAKNQEREVNRLDLEGLELHQKVRQGYLALYEKEPERIVKIDASQSFEAVFADVLAVLETRLGILK, via the coding sequence ATGGTAAACGGTACATTAATTTCATTTGAAGGTCCAGAAGGAGCGGGGAAATCATCGGTCCTAGAAGCCGTTTTGCCTCTACTTGAAGAAAAAGGAATTCCTTTTATTACAACCCGTGAACCAGGCGGTGTAGACATTGCAGAAAAGATCCGCCAAGTCATTTTAGATCCAGACCATACTCGTATGGATGCCAAGACCGAGTTGTTGCTTTATATTGCTAGTCGCCGGCAGCATTTGGTGGAACGTGTCTTGCCAGCCCTTGCAGCTGGGAAGGTTGTCTTGATGGACCGCTTTATTGATAGCTCGGTCGCTTATCAAGGGTATGGTCGCGGTTTGAGTGTGGAAGATATCGAGTGGCTCAATCAATTCGCGACAGATGGTCTTAAACCAGATCTCACCCTTTACTTTGATCTGGATGTCGAAGAAGGGCTCGCTAGAATTGCGAAAAACCAAGAGCGGGAAGTCAATCGTTTAGATTTGGAAGGTTTGGAGCTTCACCAAAAAGTCAGACAAGGTTATTTGGCCTTGTATGAAAAGGAACCAGAGCGCATTGTGAAAATCGATGCCAGTCAATCCTTTGAAGCAGTCTTTGCGGATGTCTTGGCTGTTTTAGAAACTCGCTTGGGGATATTGAAATGA
- a CDS encoding YitT family protein, protein MFKFKDILAIILGAGIFSFGIYFLVIPFHFYEGGATGITLITYYLLKVPVSLMNLLINIPLFILAWKLLGKKSLYLSLLGTFSVSAWMAIFEAIPLSHRYHHFIFNAFKGDILLACIASGVVLGLGLGIIFNAGGTTGGTDILARIFNKYTSLSMGKLMLIVDAIVLTTVVIVFQDVRTAMYTLFFILIDTLVIDLIGEGGFAGKGFLIVTSKPEEIAQKVSDDLGRGITFIRGMGYYSRKDLDIVYCVVSRNEMKQMKDIINQIDPFAFITISEAHEILGEGFTLDKEKQPITR, encoded by the coding sequence ATGTTTAAATTTAAAGATATTCTGGCTATCATCTTGGGGGCCGGCATCTTTTCGTTTGGGATCTATTTTTTGGTCATTCCCTTTCACTTCTATGAAGGAGGAGCGACAGGGATTACCTTAATCACCTATTACCTCTTAAAAGTCCCCGTATCCCTGATGAACTTGCTGATCAATATCCCTCTTTTCATTCTGGCTTGGAAACTGCTGGGCAAGAAATCTCTTTACCTGAGCTTACTGGGGACTTTCTCGGTTTCCGCTTGGATGGCGATTTTTGAAGCGATACCCCTCAGCCACCGCTACCATCACTTCATCTTTAACGCCTTTAAAGGAGATATTCTGCTTGCCTGTATCGCCTCAGGGGTTGTACTTGGTTTGGGGCTAGGGATTATCTTCAATGCTGGAGGAACCACTGGAGGAACAGATATCCTCGCTCGCATCTTTAACAAATACACTTCCCTCAGTATGGGAAAGCTCATGTTGATTGTAGATGCCATTGTTCTGACAACTGTGGTCATTGTCTTCCAAGATGTCCGTACCGCTATGTACACCCTCTTCTTTATCCTGATTGACACCCTTGTGATTGACTTGATTGGAGAAGGTGGTTTTGCTGGAAAAGGCTTCCTCATCGTTACATCTAAACCAGAAGAAATTGCCCAAAAGGTATCTGACGACCTGGGTCGCGGGATTACCTTTATCCGCGGGATGGGCTATTACAGCCGTAAGGACCTGGATATCGTCTACTGTGTCGTTTCACGGAATGAGATGAAACAAATGAAAGACATCATCAATCAGATTGATCCATTCGCCTTTATCACCATTTCAGAAGCCCATGAAATTCTCGGCGAAGGCTTCACTTTAGATAAAGAAAAACAACCCATTACCCGTTAA
- a CDS encoding CBS domain-containing protein, with protein sequence MAVKDFMTRKVVYISPDTTIAHAADLMREQGLHRLPVIENDKLVGLVTEGTIAEASPSKATSLSIFEMNYLLNKTKVKDVMLRDVITVSKFASLEDATYLMYKNKVGILPVVDNEQVSGVITDRDIFRAFLEVSGYGEEGVRVRFVTEDKVGVLEQIIHLIVEEGYNIANTVNIPTKDDRVVIEVQIDGVTDLEGIRSKFEANGLKVDEITRTTAKAI encoded by the coding sequence ATGGCTGTTAAAGATTTTATGACACGTAAAGTGGTTTACATTAGTCCAGATACTACAATTGCCCATGCGGCAGATTTGATGCGGGAACAAGGTTTGCACCGTTTGCCAGTCATTGAAAATGATAAATTGGTTGGGTTGGTGACAGAAGGTACGATTGCAGAAGCAAGTCCATCTAAAGCAACAAGCTTGTCTATTTTTGAGATGAACTATCTATTGAACAAGACCAAGGTTAAAGATGTCATGCTTCGCGATGTCATTACTGTCTCTAAATTTGCTAGCTTAGAAGATGCGACCTACCTCATGTATAAGAACAAGGTGGGAATTCTTCCAGTCGTGGACAATGAGCAAGTATCTGGTGTCATCACAGACCGTGATATTTTCCGTGCCTTCCTTGAAGTATCCGGTTATGGTGAGGAAGGAGTTCGTGTTCGCTTTGTGACAGAAGATAAGGTTGGCGTTCTAGAACAAATCATTCACTTGATTGTAGAAGAAGGATATAACATCGCCAATACAGTCAATATCCCAACCAAAGACGATCGTGTCGTTATCGAGGTTCAAATTGATGGGGTGACAGATCTAGAAGGAATCCGTAGTAAATTTGAAGCCAACGGTTTGAAAGTCGATGAAATTACTCGAACAACCGCAAAAGCTATTTAA
- a CDS encoding ABC transporter ATP-binding protein, translated as MSMLKVENLSVHYGMIQAVRDVSFEVNEGEVVSLIGANGAGKTSILRTISGLVRPSAGKIEFLGQEIQKVPAQKIVAAGLSQVPEGRHVFPGLTVMENLEMGAFLKKDREENQANLKKVFSRFPRLEERKNQDAATLSGGEQQMLAMGRALMSTPKLLLLDEPSMGLAPIFIQEIFDIIQDIQKQGTTVLLIEQNANKALAIADRGYVLETGKVVLTGTGKELLASEEVRKAYLGG; from the coding sequence ATGTCTATGTTAAAAGTTGAAAATCTTTCTGTACACTACGGCATGATCCAGGCTGTCCGTGATGTCAGTTTCGAGGTAAACGAAGGGGAAGTTGTTTCTCTTATCGGTGCTAACGGTGCTGGGAAAACATCCATTCTTCGTACCATTTCAGGTTTGGTGCGTCCAAGTGCTGGGAAAATTGAGTTTTTGGGTCAGGAGATTCAAAAGGTTCCGGCTCAAAAGATTGTAGCAGCAGGACTCTCTCAAGTTCCAGAAGGCCGCCACGTCTTTCCAGGCTTAACTGTTATGGAAAACTTGGAGATGGGAGCTTTCTTGAAGAAAGATCGAGAAGAAAATCAAGCTAACTTGAAGAAAGTCTTCTCCCGTTTCCCACGTTTGGAAGAACGGAAGAACCAAGATGCAGCAACCTTATCTGGTGGGGAACAACAAATGCTAGCAATGGGTCGTGCACTTATGTCAACGCCAAAACTCTTGCTTCTGGATGAACCTTCTATGGGATTGGCCCCAATCTTTATCCAAGAAATCTTTGATATCATCCAAGATATCCAAAAACAAGGGACAACTGTTCTCTTGATCGAGCAAAATGCCAACAAGGCTCTTGCCATCGCAGACCGCGGTTATGTTTTGGAAACAGGGAAAGTCGTTCTTACCGGAACAGGAAAAGAACTCTTAGCCTCAGAAGAAGTCCGCAAGGCTTACCTTGGTGGATAA